In Vitis vinifera cultivar Pinot Noir 40024 chromosome 17, ASM3070453v1, one genomic interval encodes:
- the LOC132252771 gene encoding uncharacterized protein LOC132252771, giving the protein MASKHDIGWEHAEPVGGSRRTTKCKYCGKVIHGADSGPYYQSMIDTIAEAGPGIKSPTGYQIGNTYLEEEVQELEVYITTLKAKWPIYGCTIMCDGWSSRTRKPIINFMIYCDRSMIYHFSVDTTNIPKTADYIFSLMDKVVEEVGEENVVQVVTNNEASFKAAGMLLMEKRKHLFWSPCAAHCIDLMLEDIESMKQIKETLDQAKMITGFIYNSLKVVNLMKVFTKDRDLLRPRITRFATEFISLESLICYEADLKRMCTTNEWREFNKDRSRKSVRDKVSNLILTERFWKKAGEVQAIMEPLVKPAMAYISPPAE; this is encoded by the exons atggcttcaaaacatgatattggTTGGGAGCATGCAGAACCTGTTGGTGGTAGTAGAAGAACCACAAAGTGTAAATATTGTGGGAAAGTTATACATGGcg CTGACAGTGGGCCTTACtatcaatcaatgattgatACCATAGCAGAAGCAGGTCCAGGCATCAAGAGTCCCACGGgataccaaattggaaatacatatttggaaGAGGAGGTGCAAGAACTTGAGGTATACATAACAACATTGAAGGCTAAATGGCCTATTTATGGGTGCACAATCATGTGTGATGGTTGGAGTTCTAGGACTAGAAAgcctatcatcaatttcatgatttattgtgaTAGAAGTATGATATACCATTTTTCAGTTGACACTACCAACATACCTAAGACAGCAGACTACATCTTTTCCCTTATGGATAAAGTTGTAGAGGAGGTTGgggaggaaaatgttgttcaagtaGTCACTAATAATGAGGCAAGTTTTAAAGCAGCCGGTATGTTGTTGATGGAGAAGCGAAAGCATTTGTTTTGGTCTCCTTGTGCAGCCCACTGTATTGATTTAATGCTTGAAGATATTGAAAGCATGAAGCAGATTAAGGAGACATTAGATCAAGCTAAGATGATCAcaggatttatttataatagcttgaaagtggtgaatttgatgaaagtgttCACCAAGGATAGAGATCTGTTAAGGCCAAGAATAACCCGTTTTGCCActgaattcatttcacttgagaGTCTTATATGTTATGAGGCTGATTTGAAGAGAATGTGCACAACAAATGAGTGGCgtgaattcaataaagataggaGCAGAAAAAGTGTAAGAGATAAGGTATCCAACCTTATCTTAACTGAGCGATTTTGGAAGAAGGCCGGAGAAGTTCAAGCCATCATGGAACCTCTcgtcaaa cctgcCATGGCCTACATTtcgccacctgcagagtga
- the LOC132252772 gene encoding flavonol sulfotransferase-like, whose amino-acid sequence MRSSSPNHEDAASHGTICYLPPSTAPKMRIIDSGNGGFLQPSLFLKAFEKLKGSRTHRGISDFSEKSRFVVGLFAENLLNFFPELTELTRNIGRLIRVQPIQAESRYLVSDSSRSTSRRIRLGRVVPDSADFLNAEDRREQEGEGHRQRTSKRYREIMSTLPKELGWTSDHMYQYQGFWYTSMNLEGVMWAQQHFKATHLDVFLASTPKSGTTWLKALMFAIMNRTRFDFSTHPLLTSNPHELVTLLEFYFHWNIPYPNPNTPLPKTQLFQTHIPFTSLPESIVDSQCRILYLCRNPKDVFVSMYCFKENLTDINLAPLSIEEAIEQFCKGVSLFGPFWDHVLGYWKVSLEWPERVLFLKYEDLKRDSLFHVKRLAEFLGCPFSLEEEKEGIVHEIIKLCSFENLSNLKVNKTGVLQARDFIIEKKKFFQKGEVGDWKNHLTTEMGDCLNRIMDQKLDGSGLTFHDSLET is encoded by the exons ATGCGGTCTTCTTCCCCAAACCACGAAGACGCAGCCTCTCATGGCACGATCTGCTACCTTCCACCAAGCACCGCACCAAAGATGAGGATTATAGACTCCGGCAATGGTGGATTTCTTCAACCGAGCctctttttaaaggcttttgaaaaattgaaagggTCACGGACTCACAG AGGAATCTCTGATTTCTCTGAAAAATCAAGATTTGTTGTGGGGCTTTTTGCAGAGAATCTATTGAATTTTTTCCCCGAGTTGACCGAGTTAACTCGGAATATCGGTCGACTCATCCGAGTCCAACCGATTCAGGCCGAGTCTAGGTATCTGGTATCGGACTCGTCGCGGTCCACTTCGAGGCggatacgactcggccgagtGGTACCAGACTCGGCCGATTTTTTGAACGCTGAAGATAGAAGGGAGCAAGAGGGAGAAGGTCACAGACAGAGAACCTCCAAACGCTACAGAGAGATCATGTCAACCCTTCCAAAAGAACTGGGCTGGACTTCTGATCACATGTATCAGTACCAAGGCTTTTGGTACACTTCCATGAATCTAGAAGGAGTCATGTGGGCGCAACAGCACTTTAAGGCGACACATCTTGATGTTTTTTTGGCCTCCACTCCCAAATCAGGCACAACATGGCTTAAGGCTCTCATGTTTGCGATTATGAATCGAACCAGGTTTGATTTTTCAACACACCCATTGCTCACATCCAACCCTCATGAGCTTGTTACTTTGTTAGAATTCTACTTCCACTGGAACATCCCTTATCCCAACCCTAATACCCCACTTCCCAAGACACAACTCTTCCAAACTCATATCCCTTTCACCTCATTACCTGAATCTATTGTCGACTCTCAATGTCGAATTCTCTATCTCTGTCGAAACCCAAAAGATGTGTTTGTTTCTATGTATTGCTTCAAAGAAAATCTGACAGACATAAATCTGGCACCCCTTTCCATTGAAGAGGCAATTGAGCAATTTTGCAAGGGAGTTTCTCTTTTTGGACCCTTCTGGGATCATGTATTAGGGTATTGGAAAGTAAGTTTAGAATGGCCTGAGAGAGTACTGTTCTTGAAATATGAAGATCTGAAGCGGGATTCCTTATTTCATGTTAAGAGGTTGGCGGAGTTCTTAGGCTGCCCCTTCTCTTTAGAGGAAGAGAAAGAAGGCATTGTGCATGAAATTATAAAGCTTTGTAGCTTCGAAAATCTAAGCAATTTGAAAGTGAACAAGACTGGTGTGTTACAAGCACGAGACTTTATCATTGAGAAGAAAAAGTTTTTCCAAAAAGGCGAGGTTGGAGACTGGAAGAATCATCTGACCACTGAGATGGGCGACTGCCTAAACAGGATCATGGACCAAAAATTGGACGGTTCGGGTTTGACATTCCATGATTCCTTGGAGACATGA